In a single window of the Niabella ginsenosidivorans genome:
- a CDS encoding formimidoylglutamase — protein MNISAFLSPVHLVEITGDNTYQPNQIGRSIDLYDEYFPDLEQTELVIVGCGEQRGNGILGIPASAPDAVRRHFYSLFFWHEGIKIADIGDVKQGASYSDTIAALKTVLTALLEEGKTVIVLGGSHDLTLAQYGAYAALKKVIDASVVDAIIDLDMESPFANDNFLMEMLTAEPNFIRHYNHIGFQSYLVHPGMLQTLDKLKFDFYRVGHVKEDIEQIEPAIRGSHLFSFDINAVANAYAPANQLTPNGFNGEEACILMQYAGMSASVNTIGIYGYDVRKDRDELTARQISHMLWYAIDGVHRKKREADLLEKEAFNEYLMIFSEIETSFLQSKRTGRWWMQLPNKQFIPCSYKDYQMAAKGEIPERWFREQQR, from the coding sequence ATGAATATTTCAGCATTCCTATCTCCTGTTCATCTCGTTGAAATAACAGGCGACAATACTTACCAGCCCAATCAAATAGGCCGCAGCATTGATCTTTATGATGAATATTTTCCCGATCTGGAGCAGACCGAACTGGTGATTGTAGGTTGCGGGGAGCAAAGAGGCAATGGGATCCTGGGCATTCCTGCTTCTGCACCTGATGCCGTGCGCAGGCACTTTTATTCCCTCTTTTTCTGGCATGAAGGTATAAAAATAGCAGACATCGGAGATGTAAAGCAGGGCGCGTCCTATTCAGATACAATAGCTGCTTTAAAAACCGTGCTCACAGCCTTGCTGGAAGAGGGGAAAACGGTTATTGTATTGGGAGGATCACATGATCTTACCCTGGCCCAGTATGGCGCATATGCCGCTTTAAAAAAAGTAATCGATGCATCTGTTGTGGATGCCATTATAGATCTGGATATGGAATCTCCTTTTGCTAACGACAATTTCCTTATGGAGATGCTCACTGCCGAACCTAATTTCATCCGCCATTATAACCATATTGGTTTTCAAAGCTATCTGGTGCACCCGGGCATGCTGCAAACACTGGATAAATTAAAGTTTGATTTTTACCGGGTAGGGCATGTAAAAGAAGATATTGAGCAGATAGAGCCGGCAATAAGGGGCAGCCATTTATTTTCTTTTGATATTAATGCTGTTGCCAATGCTTATGCGCCCGCCAACCAGCTGACACCAAATGGTTTTAACGGGGAAGAAGCCTGCATTCTTATGCAGTATGCCGGTATGAGCGCTTCTGTTAATACAATTGGTATTTACGGGTATGATGTGCGAAAGGACCGGGACGAGCTAACCGCCAGGCAGATCAGCCACATGCTGTGGTATGCCATTGATGGTGTGCACCGTAAAAAAAGGGAAGCGGATCTTCTTGAAAAAGAAGCATTCAATGAATACCTGATGATCTTTTCAGAGATAGAAACCAGCTTCCTGCAAAGTAAACGGACCGGCCGCTGGTGGATGCAGCTGCCTAATAAACAATTTATTCCCTGCAGTTATAAGGACTATCAGATGGCTGCAAAAGGAGAGATCCCCGAAAGATGGTTCCGGGAGCAGCAGCGATAG
- a CDS encoding outer membrane beta-barrel protein: MSVAGTWTAELSGTYQSVYAGHAIFNIAPRGIVSFALAKEPLKNNATITLSLTDPFNLQQSRAASQYGSVFLDVYSHWDNRRTGGVIDVPVQKGKRNCHSKKPESSERASKKG; the protein is encoded by the coding sequence TTGAGTGTTGCCGGAACCTGGACTGCTGAACTTTCGGGGACCTATCAGTCCGTGTATGCAGGGCATGCAATCTTTAATATAGCTCCCAGGGGCATTGTGTCGTTTGCCCTGGCAAAGGAACCTCTTAAAAATAATGCAACCATAACGCTCAGCCTTACGGATCCATTCAACCTGCAACAATCACGTGCTGCAAGCCAGTATGGAAGTGTATTTTTAGATGTATACAGCCATTGGGATAACCGCCGGACAGGAGGGGTCATTGATGTACCGGTTCAGAAAGGGAAAAGAAACTGCCACAGCAAAAAGCCCGAAAGTTCTGAACGAGCGAGCAAAAAAGGGTAA
- a CDS encoding Gfo/Idh/MocA family oxidoreductase codes for MTTRRAFIRHSVLATGGVALNGLFTKVNASSYNRIIGSNSKVNLAHIGIGNRGGEIIAEFAKTNLANVVALCDVDMGAKHTQATIAQFPNAPRFQDFRKMYDKMAKDIEAVTIAVPDFAHFPITVHSMALGKHVYCEKPMARTFHEVDLMIKAAKKYPGVVTQMGNQGHSEANYFQFKAWTEAGIIKDVTAITAHMNSPRRWHGWDPNIKKFPAAEPIPETLDWDTWLSSQMYHDYNKDFHYGQWRCWYDFGMGALGDWGAHILDTAHQFLDLGLPEEINPTRLDGHNDYFYPMSSTIEFKFPARKKMPPVVITWYDGLDNIPPLPKGFGESKLDASIPTVGGKQIQAVKLNPGKEIYSKTLTFKGGSHASTLSIIPEEKAKEMEKKLPEVPKSPSNHFANFLLSCQGKEKTRSPFEIAGPLSQVFCLGVMAQRLGRKIVFDRATRRVTNDAFADAFLTGIPPRKGWEDYYKV; via the coding sequence ATGACAACAAGAAGAGCTTTTATCCGCCATTCGGTACTGGCTACAGGTGGCGTTGCCCTGAACGGCTTATTTACAAAAGTAAATGCCTCCAGTTATAACCGCATTATCGGGTCCAATAGTAAAGTCAATTTAGCGCATATAGGCATTGGAAACAGGGGTGGGGAAATTATAGCAGAGTTTGCAAAAACCAACTTGGCCAACGTGGTGGCTTTATGTGATGTGGATATGGGCGCCAAGCATACACAGGCAACGATAGCGCAGTTTCCGAACGCCCCCCGGTTCCAGGATTTCAGGAAGATGTACGATAAAATGGCGAAGGATATTGAAGCAGTGACCATAGCTGTTCCTGATTTTGCGCATTTTCCCATTACGGTGCATTCAATGGCTTTAGGTAAGCATGTATATTGTGAAAAGCCGATGGCACGGACGTTCCATGAGGTGGATCTGATGATCAAAGCGGCAAAGAAATATCCCGGAGTGGTTACGCAAATGGGCAACCAGGGGCATTCTGAGGCCAATTATTTCCAGTTTAAGGCATGGACAGAAGCAGGGATCATTAAAGACGTTACAGCTATAACCGCGCATATGAACAGTCCGAGGCGCTGGCATGGCTGGGATCCGAACATTAAGAAATTTCCCGCCGCGGAACCGATCCCCGAAACATTAGATTGGGATACCTGGCTTTCTTCACAAATGTATCATGACTATAATAAAGACTTTCATTACGGGCAATGGCGTTGCTGGTACGACTTTGGTATGGGCGCCCTGGGCGATTGGGGTGCGCATATTTTAGATACCGCCCATCAGTTCCTGGACCTTGGATTGCCGGAAGAAATCAATCCTACAAGGTTAGACGGGCATAACGATTATTTTTATCCGATGTCCAGCACCATTGAATTTAAGTTCCCGGCCCGTAAAAAAATGCCGCCGGTAGTCATTACCTGGTATGACGGACTGGATAATATTCCTCCGCTTCCCAAAGGGTTTGGAGAATCCAAATTAGATGCCAGCATTCCTACTGTAGGCGGAAAGCAGATCCAGGCAGTGAAATTGAACCCCGGGAAAGAAATTTACAGCAAAACGCTTACGTTTAAAGGCGGTTCACATGCCAGTACGCTTTCCATTATTCCGGAAGAAAAAGCAAAGGAAATGGAAAAGAAATTACCGGAAGTGCCCAAAAGCCCCTCCAATCACTTCGCTAATTTCCTGCTGTCCTGCCAGGGGAAGGAAAAAACGCGTTCTCCGTTTGAAATAGCAGGTCCGCTGAGCCAGGTCTTTTGCCTGGGCGTAATGGCACAACGGCTGGGGCGTAAAATTGTTTTTGACCGGGCAACCCGGCGTGTTACCAATGACGCTTTTGCAGATGCTTTTTTAACGGGTATACCTCCCCGCAAAGGCTGGGAAGATTATTATAAGGTATAG
- a CDS encoding MGMT family protein, with protein MSVKKSNSNNTKLRALRPSGKKEDNIFDLVYEVARQIPKGRVTSYGAIAKAIGSGKSARIVGWAMSNAGTARPKVPAHRVVNSVGLLSGKHAFKTPTQMQELLEKEGITIKNDKVVDFKVKFWDPLEELF; from the coding sequence ATGAGCGTAAAAAAAAGCAACAGCAATAACACTAAACTCAGGGCTCTGCGGCCGTCGGGGAAGAAAGAGGACAATATCTTTGACCTGGTCTATGAAGTTGCGCGGCAAATACCAAAGGGCAGGGTAACCTCGTATGGAGCAATTGCCAAGGCCATTGGCTCCGGGAAATCTGCAAGGATTGTAGGCTGGGCCATGAGCAATGCCGGCACGGCACGGCCAAAGGTTCCGGCGCACCGGGTTGTAAACAGTGTGGGACTGCTCTCCGGCAAGCACGCTTTTAAAACACCTACACAAATGCAGGAGCTTCTGGAAAAAGAAGGCATAACAATTAAAAATGATAAAGTGGTGGATTTTAAAGTAAAGTTCTGGGACCCGCTGGAGGAATTATTTTAA
- a CDS encoding aminotransferase-like domain-containing protein translates to MSSPVQLPYPTIIALSRQSSTPVYLQVVHQVINAIQRGFLSGGQQLPGTRAMSLLLGIHRKTVVAAYEELDAQGWIITVPNKGSFIKPASGPSGKKKLDVLRLTGYPAKAGFYFKRNTILDIAEEPGPAPTFTDGQPDYRLSPTDQLARYYTAALRRKVNRKHLGYHMPGTSFFKAQLSNFLNSTRGLHIAPKNILVTRGTEMSMYIAAQTLINTGDIILVGTPGYYTANMIFQQSGARLKTLPVDDEGILVETVERICKKQPVRLLYLTPHHHYPTTVVLSAERRVQLLKLSAAYGFIILEDDYEYDLHYQGSPILPLASADTEGMVVYLGAFGKTLAPGFRAGFLVAPDNLITEMQKVQAIIDRQGDTIMEQVLGELIAEGEIHRHLKKTLKIYHTRRDHFCGLLEKKLGTELELVLPPGGLAVWTQWKQEISLLRVSRACAAMGLQLPRLLLYQNTQLSAMRLGFGNFTAPEAALVLDKLQQAVEQMREH, encoded by the coding sequence ATGAGTAGTCCGGTTCAGTTACCATATCCAACGATTATAGCGCTCAGCAGGCAAAGCAGCACGCCTGTTTACCTGCAGGTAGTGCACCAGGTAATCAATGCCATCCAGCGGGGGTTTCTTTCAGGAGGGCAGCAACTGCCCGGAACACGCGCCATGAGCCTTTTACTGGGCATCCACCGTAAAACCGTGGTTGCAGCCTATGAAGAACTGGACGCCCAGGGCTGGATTATCACCGTACCTAATAAAGGCAGTTTTATAAAACCAGCCTCCGGCCCCTCAGGAAAAAAAAAGCTGGATGTGCTCCGGCTGACCGGCTACCCGGCAAAAGCCGGCTTCTATTTTAAAAGAAATACCATCCTGGACATAGCGGAAGAACCGGGTCCGGCACCCACTTTCACAGACGGGCAACCGGATTACCGCCTGTCGCCCACTGATCAGCTGGCGCGCTATTATACCGCTGCCCTGCGCAGAAAAGTAAACCGTAAGCACCTGGGCTATCACATGCCGGGAACTTCTTTTTTTAAAGCGCAGCTTTCCAATTTTCTAAACAGTACCCGGGGACTGCATATTGCTCCCAAAAACATACTGGTAACACGGGGAACAGAAATGAGCATGTATATAGCTGCCCAAACCCTTATTAATACCGGGGATATCATATTAGTAGGCACGCCGGGCTATTATACAGCTAATATGATCTTTCAGCAATCAGGAGCACGGTTAAAGACCCTGCCGGTTGATGATGAAGGAATTCTTGTGGAAACAGTAGAACGCATCTGTAAAAAGCAGCCGGTGCGGCTGTTGTACCTTACGCCTCACCATCATTATCCCACTACTGTGGTGCTAAGTGCAGAGCGCAGGGTGCAACTGCTGAAGCTATCTGCAGCCTATGGCTTTATTATACTGGAAGACGATTATGAATATGATCTCCATTATCAAGGCAGCCCGATCCTTCCCCTGGCCAGCGCGGATACAGAAGGCATGGTAGTATACCTGGGCGCTTTTGGCAAAACCCTGGCGCCGGGTTTCCGTGCAGGTTTCCTGGTTGCACCGGACAACCTGATCACTGAAATGCAAAAAGTACAGGCGATCATAGACCGGCAGGGAGATACGATTATGGAGCAGGTGCTGGGAGAACTGATTGCCGAAGGAGAAATACACCGCCACCTAAAGAAGACTCTGAAGATCTATCATACAAGGCGGGATCATTTTTGCGGATTACTGGAAAAAAAACTGGGAACAGAACTTGAATTGGTGCTGCCCCCCGGCGGGCTGGCTGTATGGACGCAGTGGAAGCAGGAGATCAGCCTGCTGCGGGTAAGCCGGGCCTGTGCAGCAATGGGTTTACAATTACCCCGGTTATTACTTTACCAGAACACCCAGCTCAGCGCTATGCGCCTGGGATTTGGGAACTTTACAGCTCCTGAAGCAGCGCTTGTTTTGGACAAACTGCAACAGGCTGTTGAACAGATGCGGGAACATTAA
- a CDS encoding DUF3078 domain-containing protein: MKKYLFACLLLTTVIMVHAQDETVKQLQTDANRTITKDPNDTTVKTWKTGGVFNFNIAQGSLSNWAAGGDKFSLALNSLLSTYAFYTKGKHHWDNTLDLNLAYLNTTSQGTRKNDDRIDLVSKYAYDLAKKWDVGLLFNFRSQMLKGFDYADDNSKTLTSKFLSPAYVLLSPGVTYKPVPEFSIFLSPVTTRWTVVMDDSLSARGAYGVDSSKHIKTEFGAFATVNFFKEFSKTISFKSRADLYSNYLHNPQNIDVYWTNLLTMKLGRVFAITYALDLIYDDDVRLFGPNGDAARPQIRSMLGIGLSYRFSNIKK, from the coding sequence ATGAAAAAGTATCTTTTTGCGTGCTTATTGCTAACAACAGTTATAATGGTACATGCCCAGGATGAAACTGTAAAGCAGCTTCAAACGGATGCCAACCGCACCATTACCAAGGATCCGAATGACACAACCGTGAAAACCTGGAAAACCGGGGGCGTGTTTAACTTTAATATAGCACAGGGGTCATTGAGTAACTGGGCTGCAGGAGGGGACAAGTTTTCACTGGCATTAAATTCTTTATTAAGCACCTATGCTTTTTACACAAAAGGAAAGCATCATTGGGACAACACGCTGGATCTGAACCTGGCCTATTTGAATACAACCTCGCAGGGCACACGTAAAAACGATGACCGTATTGACCTGGTATCAAAATACGCGTATGATCTGGCTAAAAAATGGGATGTTGGTCTTTTATTCAACTTCCGCTCTCAAATGCTGAAGGGGTTTGACTATGCAGACGATAACTCAAAAACCCTGACATCTAAGTTTCTTTCACCGGCCTATGTATTATTGAGCCCTGGTGTTACGTATAAGCCCGTACCGGAATTTTCGATCTTTCTTTCTCCGGTAACCACCCGTTGGACGGTTGTAATGGACGACTCTCTTTCTGCAAGAGGCGCTTATGGTGTAGATTCCAGCAAGCATATAAAAACAGAATTCGGCGCTTTTGCCACGGTGAACTTTTTTAAGGAGTTTAGCAAAACTATTTCTTTTAAAAGCCGGGCAGATCTTTATTCCAATTACTTGCACAACCCGCAGAATATAGATGTATACTGGACCAACCTGCTGACTATGAAACTGGGCCGGGTGTTTGCAATTACATACGCGCTGGATCTGATTTATGATGATGATGTGCGTCTTTTCGGTCCCAATGGTGACGCGGCACGACCACAGATCCGCTCTATGCTGGGCATTGGTTTGTCCTATCGCTTTAGTAATATTAAAAAGTAA
- a CDS encoding aspartyl protease family protein, with translation MARRHIIGEEEVKRMPVHMLVDTGSEYMCINETVQEQLDLPFREKDN, from the coding sequence ATGGCTCGCCGTCATATCATTGGGGAAGAAGAAGTAAAGCGCATGCCGGTTCATATGCTGGTTGATACAGGAAGTGAATATATGTGCATTAACGAAACTGTGCAGGAACAATTGGATTTGCCTTTTCGCGAAAAGGACAATTAA
- the trmB gene encoding tRNA (guanosine(46)-N7)-methyltransferase TrmB, protein MAQKKLVRFTELNTFENVLQFPQNIKGKWDDHFKNDHPIVLELACGKGEYALGLARLYPDKNFIGVDIKGNRLWAGAKKALKEELHNVAFLRVQIEQLQQYFAQGEVREIWITFPDPQLRFSKAKKRLTHPRFLRIYHQLLKTGGLIHLKTDSPNLYRFTKEVLYLYNCTIVKDADDLYKEDALSEELKIKTYYESLDIAESNRIHYLAFQLPPVLADAQKDLELKEAIRYELDSR, encoded by the coding sequence ATGGCCCAAAAAAAACTCGTTCGCTTTACAGAGCTGAACACGTTTGAAAATGTGTTGCAGTTCCCGCAAAATATAAAAGGAAAATGGGATGATCATTTTAAGAATGATCATCCCATTGTGCTGGAACTGGCATGTGGCAAAGGCGAGTATGCACTGGGTTTAGCACGTTTGTACCCCGATAAAAATTTTATAGGCGTAGATATTAAAGGCAACCGCCTTTGGGCCGGCGCTAAAAAAGCATTAAAGGAAGAACTGCACAACGTGGCCTTTTTAAGGGTACAGATTGAGCAGTTGCAACAATATTTTGCCCAGGGAGAGGTGCGTGAGATCTGGATCACCTTCCCCGATCCGCAGTTGCGGTTCTCCAAAGCAAAAAAAAGGTTAACGCATCCGCGTTTCCTGAGGATCTATCATCAGCTACTGAAAACAGGAGGTCTGATCCATTTAAAAACGGACAGCCCCAATTTATACCGCTTTACAAAAGAAGTGCTGTACCTGTATAACTGTACCATTGTAAAAGACGCGGATGATCTTTATAAAGAGGATGCACTTTCCGAGGAATTGAAGATTAAGACCTATTATGAAAGTCTGGACATTGCGGAAAGTAACCGTATTCACTATCTTGCGTTTCAGCTGCCCCCTGTGTTGGCAGATGCGCAAAAAGATCTGGAATTAAAAGAAGCGATCCGTTATGAGCTTGATAGCCGGTGA
- a CDS encoding SDR family NAD(P)-dependent oxidoreductase: MSSIKQQTPNILVTGGTGLLGAYILKELVQQGLSVRAIKRSHSILPRFIDPQILNKVEWVEGDILDVTALEEAMQGIDTIIHSAAVVSFSKKDRRRMYKVNVEGTANVVNMALQTDVRRLVYISSVAALGRRKDSRTVNETARWEEGSNNTHYAISKFNAELEAWRGFAEGLEGAVLNPATILGYGNWEEGSCAIFKNVYKEFDWYTNGVNGFADVEDVARAAVMLAQSAITEERFIVCNDNWSFRKLLNTIADGFGKKRPSKEATPFLSSIAWRIEWLKSLLSSSKPLITKESAKVANSATLFDGSKLANTLPGFQYRPLEETILNACRRYTEPR; the protein is encoded by the coding sequence TTGTCCAGTATCAAACAACAAACGCCAAATATATTAGTTACCGGTGGTACCGGCCTTTTGGGAGCCTATATCCTCAAAGAGCTGGTGCAGCAGGGTCTTTCTGTAAGGGCAATAAAAAGAAGCCATTCCATCCTTCCGCGTTTTATTGATCCGCAGATCCTCAATAAAGTGGAATGGGTTGAAGGTGATATTTTGGATGTAACAGCCCTTGAGGAAGCAATGCAGGGCATTGATACCATTATTCACAGTGCCGCAGTGGTGTCGTTTTCAAAAAAGGATCGCCGCCGTATGTATAAGGTAAATGTTGAGGGTACAGCCAACGTGGTGAATATGGCCCTGCAGACGGATGTAAGGCGACTTGTCTATATAAGCTCTGTTGCTGCCCTGGGGCGCAGGAAAGACAGCCGGACGGTAAATGAAACAGCCAGATGGGAAGAAGGCAGTAATAATACCCATTATGCCATCAGCAAATTTAACGCGGAGCTGGAGGCCTGGCGGGGCTTTGCCGAAGGGCTGGAAGGAGCCGTGCTGAACCCGGCCACCATTCTGGGCTACGGGAACTGGGAAGAAGGCAGTTGCGCTATTTTCAAAAACGTTTACAAAGAATTTGACTGGTATACCAATGGCGTTAACGGGTTTGCAGACGTGGAAGATGTTGCCCGGGCAGCAGTAATGCTGGCGCAGTCTGCTATTACGGAAGAGCGCTTTATTGTATGCAATGACAACTGGTCGTTTCGTAAACTGCTCAACACCATTGCCGATGGTTTCGGCAAAAAACGTCCGTCAAAAGAAGCCACGCCCTTTCTGTCTTCCATTGCCTGGCGGATAGAATGGCTGAAATCCCTGTTGAGCAGCAGCAAACCCCTGATTACCAAAGAAAGTGCAAAGGTAGCGAACAGCGCTACCCTGTTTGACGGATCAAAGCTGGCAAACACATTGCCCGGGTTCCAATACCGGCCGCTGGAGGAAACGATCTTAAATGCCTGCCGCAGGTATACAGAACCCCGTTGA
- a CDS encoding TonB-dependent receptor plug domain-containing protein produces MKKLFLGFVLLAGWLSGIKAQENLDPVTVTSSLIEARSSETGRNITIISGETLAKLPVHSVDELLKYIPGVEAQMRGPQGAQTDISIRGGTFQQVLVILDGLRLNDPNTGHFTGYIPISPAEIEQVEVLKGASSAIYGSDAVGGVINIITKAFDKNKQTNQTQVAGQVAAGEYGLLDAAIGGFYQNDKINIGAGLQTNNSNGVAQRGIRGYFHNTAASAGAMIKLNPCWNIALRTAYDKRDFAAQNFYTTSVYDTASEKVTSWWNQARIQYQKNRTQLSLNAGYKSLEDAYYFSPTSAPNNNRSHLFQALATLQQQFSGQTDLIAGLNYQYKDIRSNDRGNHNLNTAAPFVSLIQKAGAHFMLNPSLRMEFYGNLPAEWVPQLTASYKLEHLQLRASGGKTIRNADFTELYNNYNKSEVTRGSIGNPDLAAEKSWGYEAGFDWFYQSKLKISSSFFQRFHAELIDWVNTPYEEMPRKTNLVPNGSYALAKNVAKVNTTGWETDIAYTQRFAADQSLLINSGFIWMYSSSSEQDPSFYILSHARFLANGVITYQAGSFSVSLTGIYKTRTPQTNTDINAIITKDYFLMNGRASYAFLKRRWAVFVQVDNILDRRYSDLLGAPMPGRWTQAGISFSLAK; encoded by the coding sequence ATGAAGAAATTATTTTTGGGATTTGTTTTACTTGCAGGATGGTTGTCCGGGATAAAAGCACAGGAAAACCTGGATCCGGTAACCGTTACCTCTTCTTTAATAGAGGCCAGGAGTTCGGAAACCGGAAGAAATATTACGATCATCAGCGGAGAAACCCTGGCAAAACTGCCGGTGCATTCTGTTGATGAACTGCTGAAATACATTCCCGGGGTGGAAGCACAAATGCGCGGACCCCAGGGTGCACAAACCGATATTTCCATACGCGGAGGCACCTTTCAGCAGGTATTGGTCATATTGGACGGATTACGCCTGAATGATCCTAATACCGGCCATTTTACCGGGTATATCCCCATCAGCCCTGCAGAAATTGAACAGGTGGAAGTGCTTAAAGGAGCTTCATCAGCTATTTATGGTTCGGATGCCGTTGGAGGAGTAATCAATATTATTACAAAAGCATTTGATAAAAATAAACAGACAAATCAAACACAGGTGGCGGGCCAGGTTGCGGCAGGTGAGTACGGGCTGCTGGATGCAGCAATTGGCGGGTTTTATCAGAATGATAAAATAAATATCGGAGCTGGTTTGCAAACCAATAATTCGAACGGGGTTGCACAAAGGGGTATACGGGGTTATTTCCATAATACAGCCGCTTCTGCCGGGGCAATGATCAAACTGAACCCCTGCTGGAATATTGCTTTAAGAACCGCCTATGATAAAAGAGATTTTGCTGCACAAAATTTTTATACCACATCTGTTTACGATACTGCTTCGGAAAAAGTAACTTCCTGGTGGAACCAGGCAAGGATACAGTATCAGAAAAACCGCACACAATTGAGCCTGAATGCTGGCTATAAAAGCCTGGAGGATGCTTATTATTTCAGCCCTACATCGGCCCCTAATAATAACAGATCCCATTTGTTCCAGGCGCTGGCCACCCTGCAACAGCAATTTTCCGGGCAAACAGACCTGATAGCAGGATTGAACTATCAGTATAAAGATATCCGGTCCAATGACCGGGGTAACCATAACCTGAATACAGCCGCCCCTTTTGTTTCATTGATCCAGAAAGCAGGTGCTCATTTTATGTTGAATCCCTCTTTGCGGATGGAGTTTTATGGAAACTTACCGGCTGAATGGGTTCCTCAGCTTACTGCTTCTTATAAACTGGAGCATCTTCAGTTGCGTGCAAGCGGAGGCAAGACCATACGCAATGCTGATTTTACAGAATTGTATAACAACTATAATAAGTCAGAGGTAACCAGAGGCAGCATTGGCAACCCGGATCTGGCTGCTGAAAAATCCTGGGGCTATGAAGCCGGTTTCGACTGGTTTTATCAATCGAAACTGAAAATTTCTTCCAGCTTCTTCCAGCGGTTTCACGCAGAATTGATCGATTGGGTAAACACTCCTTATGAAGAGATGCCCAGAAAAACCAACTTGGTGCCCAACGGAAGCTATGCGCTGGCAAAGAATGTGGCCAAAGTGAACACCACCGGCTGGGAAACGGACATTGCCTATACACAACGATTTGCGGCAGATCAGTCTTTATTGATCAATAGCGGGTTTATATGGATGTACAGCAGCAGCAGTGAGCAGGACCCTTCTTTTTATATTTTATCCCATGCGCGGTTCCTGGCAAATGGCGTAATCACTTACCAGGCTGGTTCCTTTTCAGTAAGCCTTACGGGCATTTATAAAACACGAACCCCGCAAACCAACACCGACATCAATGCAATAATTACAAAAGATTATTTCTTAATGAATGGAAGGGCTTCCTATGCTTTTTTAAAAAGGAGATGGGCGGTTTTTGTTCAGGTGGATAATATCCTGGATCGCCGGTATAGTGATTTGTTGGGTGCACCAATGCCGGGAAGGTGGACGCAGGCCGGAATCAGCTTCAGCCTTGCGAAGTAG
- a CDS encoding DUF5522 domain-containing protein, with product MSLIAGEDYSINADGRVVFTEKYHLKRGYCCSNGCLHCPYNYENVPEPRKTQLLNERKKKQQQ from the coding sequence ATGAGCTTGATAGCCGGTGAGGATTACTCTATAAATGCAGACGGCAGGGTGGTGTTTACAGAAAAATACCACCTCAAACGGGGGTATTGTTGCAGCAACGGGTGTTTGCATTGCCCCTATAATTATGAAAATGTTCCGGAGCCAAGAAAAACACAGTTATTAAATGAGCGTAAAAAAAAGCAACAGCAATAA